In Sulfuracidifex metallicus DSM 6482 = JCM 9184, a single window of DNA contains:
- the spt4 gene encoding transcription elongation factor subunit Spt4 — translation MAKREFKACKNCKALTTPDIAKCPVCDGQYFTDEWEGMVIIIDLESDIAKLMGVQKPWKYAISLK, via the coding sequence TTGGCGAAAAGGGAGTTTAAGGCTTGTAAGAATTGCAAGGCTTTAACGACGCCAGATATTGCAAAATGCCCAGTCTGTGATGGACAGTACTTCACTGATGAATGGGAAGGAATGGTGATTATAATCGATTTGGAATCTGATATCGCTAAGCTAATGGGTGTACAGAAACCTTGGAAATATGCAATAAGCCTGAAGTAG
- a CDS encoding DNA-directed RNA polymerase: MYKLIKARGIVRIPPESFGKPLEEVALENLKQEYQEKLSPEFGLVLAILNAKVSEEGQIIYGDGATYHEVEFEMLSYVPMLQEVAEGEVQQVDPYGVYVNLGPMDGLLHISQITDEGMKFDKNRGIIYAEKTKKIVQKGDLMRVRIATIATSAGRLPKIGLTARQPALGKVEWITKEK, translated from the coding sequence ATGTATAAACTTATAAAGGCAAGGGGAATAGTCAGAATTCCTCCAGAGTCCTTTGGAAAGCCCTTAGAGGAAGTAGCGTTGGAAAACCTGAAGCAGGAATATCAGGAGAAGTTATCTCCAGAGTTCGGCTTAGTGCTGGCAATATTGAACGCTAAGGTAAGCGAGGAAGGGCAAATAATTTACGGAGACGGAGCCACATATCATGAAGTTGAATTCGAAATGTTATCCTACGTTCCCATGCTTCAAGAGGTGGCCGAGGGAGAGGTACAGCAAGTAGATCCTTACGGAGTTTACGTTAATTTAGGTCCAATGGACGGACTTCTACACATATCTCAAATAACGGATGAGGGAATGAAGTTCGACAAGAACAGAGGAATAATATATGCTGAAAAGACAAAGAAAATTGTTCAAAAGGGAGACTTGATGAGGGTTAGAATTGCAACTATAGCTACGTCAGCAGGAAGGTTACCTAAGATCGGATTAACCGCCAGACAGCCGGCCTTAGGAAAAGTGGAATGGATAACTAAGGAAAAGTGA
- a CDS encoding PIN domain-containing protein: protein MGDSEIVNKEKEGVVLDTNILLYIYEGFDPLLSIVERFDYKPDFYIHKAVINELMTIRGREKGFAKAARVNVALQYLDKFSNSWKLIDMECRKRVDECLLDTAKEMKLILMTNDSRLKEKALRSGIKVLYIQGKGKIIKSLVPL, encoded by the coding sequence ATGGGGGATAGTGAAATCGTAAACAAAGAAAAGGAAGGAGTTGTCCTGGATACTAACATTTTGCTCTACATCTATGAGGGTTTTGATCCACTTCTTTCTATTGTTGAAAGATTTGATTATAAGCCGGATTTTTACATACATAAAGCAGTCATAAATGAACTTATGACAATAAGAGGGAGAGAAAAGGGTTTCGCTAAAGCGGCCAGAGTTAACGTTGCTCTACAGTACCTCGATAAGTTCTCCAATAGCTGGAAGCTTATAGATATGGAATGCAGAAAGAGAGTCGACGAGTGTCTTCTTGACACGGCTAAAGAAATGAAATTGATTTTAATGACCAACGATAGCAGATTGAAGGAAAAGGCTCTCAGAAGTGGCATTAAAGTACTCTACATTCAGGGAAAGGGTAAAATTATAAAATCCTTAGTTCCATTGTAA
- a CDS encoding translation initiation factor IF-2 subunit gamma, whose amino-acid sequence MSWPTVQPEVNIGVVGHVDHGKTTLVQAITGTWTSKHSEELKRGMTIKLGYAEASIGLCETCRKPEGYVTEPSCNQCGSDEKPKFLRRISLIDAPGHEVLMATMLSGAALMDGAILVVAANEPFPQPQTREHFTALGIIGIKNVVIVQNKVDVVSKEEALAQYKSIKEFIKGTWAEGSPIVPVSALHKINVDALIETMEKHIKTPERDPSKSPVLLIIRSFDINKPGTSYLDLKGGVVGGTIIQGSFKVGQEIKIVPGVRFEKQGKAYFEPLYTKVSSLRFGDNEFDEAKPGGLVAMGTYLDPSLTKADGLLGNIVVPADAKVSVLDKLTIEYQLLERVVGTKDLTKVDSIKARETLMLSIGSATTIGVVKASKANSIEVELRRPVAIWDNNVRAVISKQIGGRWRLIGWGIVKS is encoded by the coding sequence TTGTCCTGGCCAACAGTACAACCCGAAGTAAACATAGGAGTTGTAGGACATGTAGATCACGGTAAAACTACTCTAGTCCAAGCAATAACTGGAACTTGGACCTCTAAGCACTCAGAAGAGCTAAAACGAGGAATGACGATAAAGTTAGGTTACGCGGAGGCCAGCATAGGATTATGCGAAACTTGTAGAAAGCCGGAAGGATACGTCACCGAGCCTTCATGTAATCAGTGTGGATCGGACGAGAAACCTAAGTTTCTGAGAAGAATATCGCTGATAGACGCTCCTGGACACGAAGTTCTTATGGCTACCATGTTGTCAGGAGCAGCGTTGATGGATGGAGCTATTCTGGTTGTTGCAGCAAATGAGCCTTTCCCTCAACCTCAGACTAGGGAGCACTTTACGGCTCTGGGTATAATAGGAATAAAGAACGTAGTGATTGTACAGAATAAGGTAGACGTAGTTTCGAAGGAAGAGGCCTTAGCACAATACAAATCAATCAAGGAATTCATTAAGGGAACTTGGGCTGAGGGATCGCCAATAGTTCCAGTAAGTGCTCTGCATAAGATTAATGTTGATGCGTTGATAGAAACAATGGAGAAACATATTAAGACTCCAGAAAGGGATCCGTCTAAGAGTCCGGTTCTGCTAATTATAAGGAGCTTCGACATAAACAAACCTGGTACATCTTACTTGGACTTAAAGGGAGGAGTGGTTGGAGGTACAATCATACAAGGAAGTTTCAAGGTAGGACAAGAGATAAAGATAGTCCCAGGAGTGAGGTTTGAAAAACAAGGAAAGGCTTACTTTGAACCATTATATACAAAAGTCTCCTCATTGAGGTTCGGAGACAACGAATTTGATGAAGCAAAGCCTGGAGGACTGGTAGCTATGGGGACTTATTTAGATCCTTCCTTAACAAAGGCGGATGGTCTTCTGGGAAACATAGTCGTACCTGCAGATGCAAAGGTAAGCGTTCTAGACAAGCTAACAATAGAGTATCAATTATTGGAGAGAGTTGTTGGAACCAAGGATTTGACTAAGGTTGATTCGATCAAGGCTAGAGAGACCTTAATGCTTTCAATAGGATCCGCTACTACCATAGGTGTAGTGAAAGCTTCAAAGGCAAATTCCATAGAGGTAGAGCTGAGGAGGCCCGTAGCTATATGGGATAACAACGTAAGAGCGGTAATCAGCAAACAAATCGGAGGTAGGTGGAGGCTAATAGGATGGGGGATAGTGAAATCGTAA
- a CDS encoding 30S ribosomal protein S6e, whose protein sequence is MPDFKLVISDPSSTSSKVENVKVKVSDKVQAQSGEKEGKNLPIAKMNEKIKQSLNADMFVTLEIIKQEGDKLSKIKTHFRIEVDSMVPDNEIWISQEASEKYGASEFEAKAYRTKAFQLTIDQNKSSLIGRKIGDVVELGTLGVPLKLKITGGSDNSGFPMRPDVGGGVKKRLLISGPPGYHPEEDGERRRKTVRGNMVVQELVQVNAIILR, encoded by the coding sequence TTGCCAGACTTTAAACTCGTCATTTCTGATCCTAGCTCGACTTCTTCAAAGGTAGAGAACGTTAAGGTCAAGGTATCAGATAAAGTTCAAGCTCAGAGCGGAGAAAAAGAAGGTAAGAATTTGCCTATTGCAAAAATGAACGAGAAAATCAAGCAATCATTGAACGCTGATATGTTCGTAACTTTAGAGATAATCAAGCAAGAGGGAGACAAACTGTCTAAGATAAAGACACACTTCAGAATTGAGGTAGATTCGATGGTTCCTGACAACGAGATATGGATAAGCCAAGAGGCGTCCGAAAAGTATGGGGCTTCCGAGTTTGAAGCCAAAGCCTACAGAACTAAGGCTTTCCAGTTAACTATAGATCAGAATAAGTCCTCCTTAATTGGGCGTAAGATAGGTGACGTAGTGGAGTTGGGAACATTAGGAGTTCCACTTAAGTTGAAGATAACTGGTGGTTCTGATAACTCAGGTTTCCCGATGAGACCTGATGTTGGAGGAGGAGTTAAGAAAAGGTTACTAATAAGCGGACCTCCAGGGTATCATCCAGAGGAGGACGGCGAAAGGCGTAGAAAGACCGTTCGAGGTAACATGGTAGTTCAGGAATTAGTCCAAGTAAATGCAATAATTTTAAGGTGA
- a CDS encoding CbiX/SirB N-terminal domain-containing protein: MLGVLLVLHGSKIPQWKEMAVGYASMLRENFPLVEYGFLEFDTPDLRSALESLVAKGAEEVVVVPLLFATGTHFLKDIPRLLGIEGENNTVLGKKINVKIAQPIGLDERVAEILKERVEGVIETSKPN, encoded by the coding sequence TTGTTAGGTGTTCTTCTTGTATTACATGGGAGTAAGATCCCCCAATGGAAAGAAATGGCAGTAGGATATGCGTCGATGCTTAGAGAGAACTTTCCTCTAGTCGAATATGGCTTTTTAGAGTTCGATACGCCTGACCTTAGATCTGCATTAGAGTCTCTAGTTGCTAAAGGGGCAGAAGAGGTAGTTGTAGTTCCCTTACTCTTCGCTACGGGTACCCATTTCCTTAAGGATATACCTAGACTTTTAGGAATAGAAGGAGAAAATAATACAGTATTGGGAAAAAAGATAAACGTAAAGATAGCACAGCCTATTGGATTAGATGAAAGAGTAGCGGAGATTCTTAAGGAGAGAGTTGAAGGTGTAATTGAAACCTCTAAACCAAATTGA
- a CDS encoding 30S ribosomal protein S15 produces MNKRRARGKSHSIRPARAGSPKWVKFTREEVEVLVEELAKKGYPPSMIGLVLRDQYGVPLVKQITRKKVNQILEERGVAPKIPEDLFNLIKKAVNVRRHLNEYPKDKKAKRGLEEVESKIRRLSSYYVGVAKLPKDWRYDPAKAELLIASAEAS; encoded by the coding sequence ATGAATAAGAGGAGAGCTAGAGGTAAATCTCATTCAATTAGACCCGCAAGAGCAGGATCCCCTAAGTGGGTTAAGTTTACCAGAGAGGAAGTTGAAGTTCTAGTCGAAGAATTAGCCAAAAAAGGATATCCTCCTTCCATGATTGGACTTGTACTCAGGGACCAGTACGGAGTACCGTTAGTTAAGCAGATAACAAGAAAGAAGGTCAATCAGATATTAGAGGAGAGAGGAGTGGCACCTAAGATTCCGGAGGATCTATTCAACCTGATAAAGAAGGCTGTAAACGTAAGGAGGCATCTTAACGAGTATCCAAAGGATAAGAAGGCTAAGAGAGGTCTGGAGGAAGTTGAGTCTAAAATAAGGAGGCTTAGCAGCTATTACGTAGGCGTTGCGAAGCTACCTAAGGACTGGCGTTACGATCCTGCCAAGGCAGAGTTACTCATAGCCTCCGCAGAAGCCTCATGA
- a CDS encoding methionine synthase, with product MKNYPEVPILPTTVIGSYPRPKWLKETIQLAKMGKISKADLEEAFNDAVVDVMRDHQLAGIDIPTDGEMRRDEMVEFFAENLKGFTFYGFVRVWGDAYYRKPSVVSKIEYKKPMLENEVRFAQSVSYTSNLKVTITGPYTIADWSFNEYYKTKEDLVFDLAKIINQELRNLVKMGIPFVQVDEPALPTHEEEIPWAVQAINEAIKGIDVKVGLHICYGDYAKVMPFAEEMKVDQLALEFKNRDFKDLNLLKKFGYTKEIGLGVVDVHSSEVESPEEVAKGIKKALQVLEPEKIYVNPDCGLKRLSRRVAYQKLVSVVEGTKMVREELKKKGLSTIQLKPIVNR from the coding sequence ATTAAGAATTATCCAGAAGTTCCAATACTACCAACTACCGTAATTGGAAGCTATCCTAGGCCTAAATGGCTTAAGGAGACTATTCAGTTAGCTAAGATGGGAAAAATTTCCAAAGCGGACTTAGAAGAAGCATTCAACGATGCTGTCGTAGACGTAATGAGGGATCATCAGTTAGCTGGGATAGACATACCTACGGACGGTGAAATGAGAAGAGACGAAATGGTAGAATTCTTCGCTGAGAATTTGAAGGGATTTACCTTCTACGGCTTCGTTAGAGTTTGGGGCGATGCTTATTATAGGAAACCTTCTGTAGTGAGTAAAATTGAATATAAGAAGCCCATGCTGGAGAACGAGGTTAGATTTGCCCAATCAGTTTCATATACTAGCAACTTAAAGGTTACAATTACTGGACCTTACACAATAGCTGATTGGTCATTCAATGAGTATTACAAAACCAAGGAAGATCTAGTGTTTGACTTAGCTAAGATAATAAATCAAGAATTGAGGAACCTAGTTAAGATGGGAATTCCATTCGTTCAAGTAGACGAGCCAGCTCTTCCAACACATGAGGAAGAGATACCTTGGGCTGTGCAGGCTATAAACGAGGCGATTAAGGGAATAGACGTAAAGGTAGGTTTACACATATGTTACGGAGATTATGCTAAGGTCATGCCGTTTGCAGAAGAAATGAAGGTTGATCAGTTAGCACTTGAGTTTAAAAACAGAGATTTCAAGGACTTGAACCTTCTGAAGAAGTTTGGATATACTAAGGAAATAGGCTTGGGAGTTGTCGACGTTCATTCCAGTGAAGTTGAGAGCCCTGAGGAAGTGGCTAAGGGAATAAAGAAAGCGTTGCAGGTGCTTGAACCTGAAAAGATATACGTTAATCCAGACTGTGGACTCAAGAGACTATCCAGGAGAGTTGCATATCAAAAATTAGTTTCTGTAGTGGAGGGTACTAAAATGGTAAGGGAAGAACTTAAAAAGAAAGGATTATCTACTATCCAGTTGAAGCCAATTGTCAATAGGTGA
- the pcn gene encoding proliferating cell nuclear antigen (pcna) → MFKVLYAKASNFRAILDVLSHMVDEAVFKFDSNGMSLIAIDKAHISLATIEIPKEAFKEYEVDEEFSFGFNTLYLLKLFKGISGSDELEISSESSENVKVLIYGETPREYDIRNLSITQPTIPKVNMELSVKARLSSKGFKSAVDQISSVSDTIVISANEKSLIMSTPKENKEAQVEVVFDESEGLQELEVKSNAESSYSSDYLGYIMSLTKISGSTTLSFDEKKPVKVDFESQEGGKVTYLLAPKVS, encoded by the coding sequence ATGTTTAAGGTGCTTTACGCAAAAGCCTCAAACTTTAGAGCCATTTTGGACGTGCTCAGCCACATGGTTGATGAGGCGGTGTTTAAGTTCGATAGTAACGGAATGAGCTTAATAGCAATAGATAAGGCACATATATCTCTTGCCACAATAGAGATTCCGAAGGAAGCATTTAAGGAATATGAGGTAGACGAGGAATTCAGCTTCGGTTTCAACACACTTTACTTGTTGAAACTATTCAAGGGAATTTCTGGCAGTGATGAGTTAGAAATTAGCTCAGAATCTTCTGAAAACGTGAAAGTTTTAATATATGGCGAGACTCCAAGGGAATACGATATCAGAAACTTGTCAATTACTCAACCTACAATACCTAAGGTAAACATGGAATTGTCTGTGAAGGCTAGGCTATCTTCCAAGGGATTTAAATCCGCCGTCGATCAGATATCTAGCGTTTCCGATACTATTGTGATTTCAGCGAACGAAAAGTCCCTAATCATGAGCACACCAAAGGAAAACAAGGAAGCTCAAGTTGAGGTAGTTTTCGATGAATCGGAAGGGCTTCAGGAACTTGAAGTCAAATCTAACGCAGAAAGCTCGTATTCCTCCGATTACTTGGGTTATATAATGAGCTTAACCAAGATTTCTGGGAGTACTACCTTAAGTTTCGATGAAAAGAAACCAGTCAAGGTAGACTTCGAGAGCCAAGAAGGGGGGAAAGTTACTTATTTGCTTGCCCCTAAAGTAAGCTAA
- a CDS encoding cobyrinate a,c-diamide synthase codes for MFSRFLISSDRSGSGKTLITSGILRALSRKFKVRPFKAGPDFIDPGYLTKASKTPAINLDLWMMGENGVLKSLSKYSMGYDVAVIEGVMGLYDGVHTSFSSAQLSKVTSTPVILVMNCSNTSSTIGAIVKGLKEYENVDVRGVIFNKVGSDTHYGYCKESIPDGVEVLGRIPFNKELEVNSRHLGLLTVEDNHKVEQIIEKISKVVENNVDLDKLLEITRTSTIDFNYDEIDLETKKKIMAIAFDEGFSFYYKENLDLLKGSYNLVFFSPLENEEVTNADAIYLGGGYPELHLEVLESNSVTKKWLKRSSDRDIPILAECGGLMYLSENLIGERKYSMVGIYDIDIKVKDKLTIGYTTLKATRSVGKIKEGEIMNGHEFHVSSPVRVNEKEFVFTNVIGKGILNGKDGALVKNSLGTYSHFHFLNSGKKKTVVF; via the coding sequence ATGTTTTCTAGGTTTCTTATATCCTCTGACAGGAGCGGATCAGGGAAAACTCTGATTACGTCTGGAATATTGAGGGCATTATCGAGGAAGTTTAAGGTTAGACCTTTCAAGGCCGGACCGGACTTCATAGACCCGGGATATCTGACTAAGGCTTCCAAAACTCCAGCAATAAATTTGGATTTATGGATGATGGGTGAAAATGGAGTTCTCAAATCTTTGTCTAAGTACTCTATGGGTTACGACGTCGCCGTGATAGAAGGAGTAATGGGTTTATACGATGGAGTTCATACGAGCTTCAGTTCAGCTCAGCTATCTAAAGTTACAAGTACTCCAGTAATATTGGTCATGAATTGCAGCAATACAAGCTCCACAATAGGAGCCATAGTGAAGGGTTTAAAGGAATATGAAAACGTGGATGTAAGAGGAGTTATCTTTAACAAGGTTGGTTCAGACACTCACTACGGTTACTGCAAGGAGTCCATACCTGATGGAGTGGAGGTATTAGGAAGAATACCCTTTAACAAAGAGCTGGAGGTTAACAGCAGACACTTGGGTTTGCTTACAGTAGAGGACAACCACAAAGTGGAGCAGATTATAGAGAAAATATCTAAAGTAGTTGAAAACAACGTGGATTTAGACAAGCTTTTGGAGATAACTAGGACTTCCACTATAGATTTCAATTATGATGAGATTGATCTAGAGACAAAAAAGAAGATCATGGCGATAGCATTCGACGAGGGATTTTCCTTCTATTATAAAGAAAACTTAGATCTACTTAAGGGCAGCTATAACCTTGTTTTCTTCAGCCCTCTTGAGAACGAGGAAGTAACTAATGCAGACGCAATATATCTTGGAGGGGGTTACCCGGAGTTACACCTTGAAGTCCTTGAGTCTAACTCCGTGACGAAGAAATGGCTTAAACGCTCCTCAGATAGGGATATACCAATATTAGCTGAGTGTGGCGGCTTAATGTATCTCTCAGAAAATTTAATAGGAGAGAGAAAATATTCTATGGTAGGAATATATGATATAGATATAAAGGTAAAGGATAAGCTGACTATAGGATACACTACTCTTAAGGCCACAAGAAGTGTAGGTAAAATTAAGGAAGGAGAAATCATGAATGGACACGAATTTCACGTTTCTTCACCCGTTCGTGTTAATGAGAAAGAATTCGTCTTCACGAATGTCATAGGGAAGGGAATATTAAATGGAAAAGATGGAGCATTAGTCAAGAACAGTTTAGGAACCTATTCCCACTTTCACTTTCTCAATTCTGGGAAGAAGAAGACTGTTGTCTTTTGA
- a CDS encoding DUF2208 domain-containing protein, which translates to MSLGYGNPYSNWRYILLSQFSILFISALLSVFPPQYYIYGYVIYLVVVMSITFFISFRSNPLLKERKYMGEIMKSRTIFEEKDAKEIMEKDEEYIKKYKESLKRNGYFMLYFVVYLAIILVIYDDVLGIYRKMFAANHLELFLVFFVTLDAITLINIFLSRKVMKGATSQTMAPTKYRVTERGIISNDATGVFLHARHLPNSEVTENREKRYVEIKSNTIKLPYDIRLYTKDIDRLLDAIERVKKIEIKRQQSSSSQN; encoded by the coding sequence ATGTCATTAGGTTACGGTAACCCATACAGCAACTGGAGATACATTCTGTTATCTCAATTTTCCATCCTATTCATCTCTGCTTTGCTCAGCGTATTCCCACCTCAGTACTACATTTACGGGTATGTAATCTATCTTGTTGTGGTAATGTCGATAACTTTCTTCATATCATTCAGAAGCAATCCTCTACTAAAGGAACGTAAATACATGGGGGAAATTATGAAATCTAGAACGATATTCGAGGAAAAGGATGCTAAGGAAATTATGGAAAAGGACGAGGAATATATTAAGAAATACAAGGAAAGCCTAAAGAGGAACGGATACTTTATGCTTTATTTCGTTGTATACCTAGCAATAATTCTAGTTATATACGACGATGTTCTTGGAATATATAGGAAAATGTTCGCTGCAAACCACCTTGAACTATTCCTGGTTTTCTTCGTTACATTAGATGCAATTACCCTCATCAACATCTTCTTGTCTAGAAAGGTAATGAAAGGTGCAACGTCACAAACAATGGCACCTACAAAGTACAGAGTCACTGAGAGAGGTATAATATCTAATGATGCCACTGGAGTCTTCCTACACGCCAGACACTTGCCCAACTCTGAGGTTACTGAGAACAGGGAGAAACGTTACGTAGAGATAAAGTCAAACACCATCAAGTTACCCTATGACATAAGGCTTTATACAAAAGACATAGATAGATTGTTGGACGCTATAGAGAGAGTTAAAAAGATAGAGATCAAAAGACAACAGTCTTCTTCTTCCCAGAATTGA
- a CDS encoding 3,4-dihydroxy-2-butanone-4-phosphate synthase, whose amino-acid sequence MDKEYLAKRLLSGLPIMVYDFDGREEEIDMVFYGGSVSWKSIYTLRKDAGGLICYVTGKEEGQKLGLNLITDELRNYQKYSRLVKRPVYGDEPAFAMWVNHMSTRTGISDEDRAKTILELHKTIEMLQIDEKEAKEKFFNEFMAPGHVPVLLSRGLNKRRGHTELTSSLMEFLGLKKSVVIAEMLDERYSMKRQKAEIYAKNNDIPLITGKDILEVLKVA is encoded by the coding sequence ATGGACAAAGAATATTTAGCAAAACGTCTCTTGTCTGGACTTCCCATAATGGTATATGATTTCGACGGAAGGGAGGAGGAAATAGACATGGTTTTTTATGGGGGCAGCGTTTCGTGGAAGAGCATTTATACCTTGAGGAAGGATGCTGGAGGACTCATTTGCTACGTCACAGGAAAAGAAGAAGGACAAAAGCTTGGATTGAACCTCATAACGGACGAACTGAGGAATTATCAGAAGTATTCTAGACTAGTGAAGAGACCAGTTTACGGTGATGAGCCTGCCTTCGCCATGTGGGTAAACCATATGAGCACCAGAACGGGAATATCAGACGAGGACAGAGCTAAGACCATACTCGAATTACATAAAACAATAGAGATGCTACAGATAGACGAGAAGGAAGCTAAGGAAAAGTTCTTCAATGAATTCATGGCTCCCGGTCATGTCCCAGTTCTTTTATCCAGGGGATTAAACAAGCGTAGAGGACACACTGAACTTACGTCCTCCTTAATGGAATTTCTAGGGTTAAAGAAAAGCGTTGTAATAGCAGAAATGCTAGATGAAAGATACAGCATGAAGCGGCAGAAAGCCGAAATTTACGCTAAGAACAACGACATTCCTCTGATTACTGGGAAGGATATATTGGAGGTGCTAAAGGTTGCGTAA
- the ribC gene encoding riboflavin synthase: MRKYGVVDTTFSRVNMGDIAERTIKKEDNDCEIKRYTVPGIKDLPVAAKKLIDWGSDGVITLGWVGRTQLDKYSYLSTSIGLIMVQILTSKHVIDVTVHEDEAEHPDDLVRIAEDRATKHAINLVRLVRDGESSLRGYAGKGLRQGYRNAGELS, from the coding sequence TTGCGTAAATACGGAGTTGTAGATACGACTTTTTCCAGAGTAAACATGGGAGATATAGCTGAGAGAACTATAAAGAAGGAAGACAATGACTGTGAAATAAAAAGGTATACCGTTCCTGGGATAAAAGACCTACCAGTTGCAGCTAAGAAGCTGATAGACTGGGGAAGCGATGGGGTTATTACTCTAGGATGGGTAGGAAGGACGCAATTGGATAAGTATAGTTACCTCTCTACAAGCATAGGACTAATCATGGTTCAGATTCTCACTTCCAAGCACGTTATAGACGTCACAGTTCATGAGGATGAAGCTGAGCATCCAGATGACTTGGTGAGGATAGCAGAGGACAGAGCAACTAAGCATGCAATCAACTTAGTAAGGTTAGTTAGGGACGGGGAAAGCTCATTAAGGGGATATGCTGGTAAGGGATTGAGACAGGGGTATAGAAATGCAGGAGAACTCAGTTAA
- the ribH gene encoding 6,7-dimethyl-8-ribityllumazine synthase, giving the protein MQENSVKLGIVVADFNYDITYLMLQKAISHAKFLGAQVKIVFKVPGSYDMPLAVKKLLERDVDAVVTLGAVIRGETKHDEVIGAQIARLIADLSLQYGKPVTLGVIGPGATHEQAVERIEEYANRAVESAVKLALRYKKLETMKESQETVLIE; this is encoded by the coding sequence ATGCAGGAGAACTCAGTTAAGTTAGGAATAGTAGTAGCTGACTTTAACTACGACATAACATACTTAATGCTACAGAAGGCCATATCCCACGCTAAGTTCCTTGGTGCACAAGTGAAGATAGTATTCAAGGTCCCTGGCAGTTACGATATGCCATTGGCAGTTAAGAAGCTATTAGAGAGGGACGTCGATGCCGTGGTAACCCTTGGAGCAGTAATCAGGGGAGAGACTAAACATGACGAAGTAATAGGAGCCCAAATAGCTAGGTTAATTGCTGATCTTTCTCTGCAATACGGCAAGCCCGTTACGTTAGGGGTCATAGGACCAGGGGCTACCCATGAACAAGCAGTGGAAAGGATCGAGGAGTATGCAAATAGGGCAGTGGAATCTGCAGTAAAGCTTGCATTAAGGTACAAAAAATTGGAGACTATGAAGGAATCCCAGGAGACGGTGTTAATTGAGTGA
- a CDS encoding GTP cyclohydrolase IIa has protein sequence MKVFAIRLHHYREWTETLGYDREWKIQKTQAKLSFFVNLLSSRIWAFPLVTRFDNLIIISDGVSNKGLSFLFNKLKKYSPVPLKGCLSFGDTLREAEENASRCVNELSPQEIWLEDYPDSKVVAVHADVDSFTEFTESTSIYTSFKRSMDVMIELQRRVYSMGGLLQYLGGDNFMMFLGENQIKNLLSEIPEGLKMGIGICNNPRCAVARSTEALTRIRESRDSRWKLVDV, from the coding sequence GTGAAAGTATTTGCAATACGTTTACACCATTACAGAGAGTGGACCGAGACTTTAGGTTATGATAGGGAGTGGAAAATTCAGAAAACACAAGCTAAACTGTCATTTTTTGTTAATCTTCTTTCTTCTAGAATATGGGCTTTCCCGCTAGTTACTAGGTTCGATAACTTAATTATAATATCCGACGGCGTTAGTAACAAGGGATTATCTTTCCTCTTTAACAAACTGAAGAAGTACTCTCCAGTTCCATTAAAGGGTTGTCTTTCCTTTGGAGATACATTGAGGGAAGCTGAGGAAAATGCGTCACGCTGCGTTAATGAACTTTCCCCTCAAGAAATATGGCTTGAAGATTATCCAGACTCTAAAGTCGTTGCAGTCCATGCTGACGTTGATTCCTTCACGGAATTTACGGAGTCCACGTCAATATACACCTCATTCAAGAGAAGCATGGATGTTATGATAGAGTTACAAAGGAGGGTATACTCAATGGGAGGTCTGTTACAATACCTAGGAGGTGACAACTTTATGATGTTTTTAGGAGAAAATCAGATCAAGAACTTGTTGAGTGAAATACCAGAAGGATTGAAAATGGGCATAGGAATCTGTAACAATCCTCGTTGTGCGGTAGCTAGGTCTACCGAAGCTTTAACTAGGATTAGGGAAAGCAGGGATTCCAGATGGAAATTAGTAGACGTTTAA